The nucleotide sequence GCTATAGATAAAAAGGGAAAGCTCCGCTGGCAATATAGGACTGCTCCCGCCCTTACCTCTCAGATTTCCCTTATATATCCCACAGCTCTCCCCGCGACGCAGCAATTTCCCATCTACTCTGCACCCCTATGGGCTCAAGGGTATCTCTTCGTCATAAACGACTTGGGAGTTCTCCACTGCTTTACCTCCGAACCTTTAGATGTTTCACCTCCAATTATAAGCGATATCTGGCCTGAGGGCGGTCCTATGTCCGGACTTCCCGTTCCCCTCACAATCACCGCCGTCCTCACCGATGAGGGCTCAGGCATAGATAGCATGAGCATAATAGTAAAAGTGGATGGCAAAATAATCCCACCGAAAGCCTATAAATTCGACCCCAATACTGGCAAGCTACAATGCGATTACAATCCCTCTGGGGCGCCGGGCATCCCTATTCCAGAAGGAGAGCATACTGTCTCTCTAAAGGTTTCCGATTGGTTCGGCAACTCTGTGGAAAAGGAATGGAAATTCACGATAGATAATTCCCTTGCTCCCGGAGCTGGCAGGGGGCAAACACCTACGATTTATTATCTAAGGTAAAGGAGGAAAAGAAATGTATATTTGGGCTATGCTTTTTGCTTTGCTGTTCGCTTTCGGGATGTGTTGGGTGGCGATATTGAACAAGGATTTAATCACAATCACCCTTCCTCCGGGAAACTATCAGCTCCAAGCCTATGTATGGGAGGTATTCCTTGTCTCAGCAGCCGCTGCCCTAATCTTGGCTGGCATAATCGCTCTATGTAAGGGGGCACAGCGCAGAAGATGGGAGAAGGAAATAGAAACAAAGGTTACCGATATGGATAAGAAATTGGCAGGTTTAGCTGGAAAGATTGAGGATTTGGAACAGAAGCTCGTCTCCCCACCCCAAAAAGTGGAGGAAGTGGAGGAGGCTACTTCAGTTAAGGAAGAGGGATAGACTTGCAAGAGATTGAAGCTTGGATTTTATTGAGCAAGTTAGAGATAAGCCCACGCAAAAAATTAGCGCTTCTCCAAGCCTTCAATTCTCCTCAGGAGATATTTAAGGCGAGTAGAGAGGCTCTCTTAAGGGTTGAGGGTATCACGGAGCGGAATGTGGAGAAAATCTTCGCTCTGAGAGATATCGGCGTGGATAAAGAGAAAAAAATTATGGAGAAGGTTGGGGCGGAAATAATAACCATCTTTGACCAACGATATCCACCGAATTTAAGGGAAATATACGACCCACCGGCAGTCTTATATGTTAGGGGGGAGATAAAGGAGGAGGACAAATTCGCCGTTGCGATAGTTGGGACGAGGCGACCAACCGAATATGGTAGAAGCGTTGCTTACAAATTGGCGAGCGAGCTTGTGCAGAGAGGATTCACAGTTGTATCGGGATTGGCGAGAGGAATAGACACTTTCGCTCACAAAGGGGCATTGGATGGAGGTGGGCGGACCATAGCGGTTTTGGGATGCGGAATTGATATCGTTTATCCCCAGGAGAACAAGGAGTTAATGGACAGGATAATAGAGAAGGGTGCTGTGATAAGCGAGTTTGCACCTGGTGTTCCGCCTCAGCCCTGGCATTTCCCCGAGAGGAATAGACTGATAAGCGGGTTGTCTTTAGGGGCGGTTATCGTTCAAGCTCCCGAGGGCTCGGGAGCTCTCATCACAGCCAATCTCGCTCTTGAGCAGGGGAGGGAAGTGTTCGCGGTGCCAGGAAACATAGAGGACCCTCGCTCTAAAGGACCTCACCAGCTTATAAAAGAGGGAGCGAAGCTCGTGGAGTTAGTTGATGACATAATAACCGAGCTCGGCATTCCCTCCCAGATAACTCATCCTTCTCCGACACCCACCCCCAAAACACCCAGCTTATTCTTGCCCCCCGAAGAGGAGCAATTGCTCAAGCTCCTATCTCATGAGGAAAGATACATAGGCGATATAACAAAGGAATCGGGGCTTCCGCCCTCCCGAGTAGCCTCCATATTGACGCTTTTAGAGATTAAAGGATTAGTAAAACGCCTCCCAGGCGACCACTTCATCTTAGCGAGTTGAAAATAGAAGGTAGAGAGGGTAAAATATAAATATTATGGAGAAGAAGGTAATTATTGTTGAGTCGCCGGCGAAGACGAAGACGCTGAAGAACTTTCTGAAGGACGGCTTTAAAGTCACGGCTTCTATGGGGCATATCCGAGACCTCCCAAAGCGAGCATTTGGAGTGGATATTGAAGATGGCTTCACTCCCAGGTTTGTTATTATACCTAAGAAGAAAGCCGTCGTTCAGAAACTAAAGGATGAGATAAAGGACGCAGATGCCGTCTACATTGCCTCTGACCCCGATAGGGAAGGGGAAGCGATAGCCTGGCATCTTGTTCAGGTCCTTAGGCTCAAAAATCCCCTCCGCATAGAGTTCAATGAGATAACAAGAGATGCGGTCCTTGAGGGATTGAAGCATCCTCGCCAAATAGACATGAATAGGGTTTACTCCCAACACGCCCGCAGAATCCTTGACAGAATCGTCGGCTATAAGCTTAGCCCCCTCCTCTGGGATAAGCTCGGTTTCAAGACCCTCTCCGCTGGTAGGGTTCAGTCTGTTGCATTGCGCCTTATCTGCGAGCGGGAAAGGGAGATTCAGGCTTTCGTCCCCGAGGAATATTGGACGATAACCGCTCGTTTGACCTCCCAAAGGGAGTATTTCCCCTTTGATGCCATTTTAATCACAAGGAATGGGGAGAAGATAAGCATCAAGAACGAGGAAGAGGCAAATAAAATCCTCCTAGAGCTTGAGGGGGCGGAATATAGGGTTAAAAGCGTCAGGAAGCAGGAGCGAAGAAGAAATCCACCACCACCTTTCATAACATCAACTCTTCAGCAGGAAGCTTCAAATCGTTTGGGCTTCACGCCGGCTCGCACTATGAGAATAGCTCAACAGTTATACGAGGGAATAGAGATTGATGAGGGAACGGTGGGTCTAATCACTTATATGCGCACGGATTCCGTGAGGATAGCGGAGAGCGCTCTTGCCGAGGCAAGAGAGTTCCTTAAGCAGAATTTCGGCGAGGAGTTCCTTCCTCCCGCTCCTCGCAGATTCAAAGTGAAGGAGAGCGCGCAGGACGCCCATGAGGCAATTCGTCCTACGAGCGTTTTCCGCACCCCGGAAAGGCTTGCTCCCTATCTCAATTCCGACCAGTTGAAGCTTTATACTTTAATCTGGAAAAGGTTCTTGGCTTCTCAAATGAAGGAAGCAATTGTTGACCATACAACCGTTGATATATCCGCAAAGGACTTCATCTTCCGGGCAACGGGCTCGGTTGTAAAATTCCCGGGCTTCCTCATAATCTATGAGGAAAAGAAGGGGGAAATAGCCTTGCCCGAGCTATTTGAGGGCGAGATATTGGATTTGATAGAGTTGATTCCCGCTCAGCATTTCACCCAGCCGCCACCCCGCTATAACGACGCCAGTTTAGTCAAGGCATTGGAACAGAAGGGAATAGGAAGACCATCCACATATGCTGTGATAATACAAACCCTTCTTGATAGGCATTATGTTACGCGGGAGAACCGTCAGCTCATTCCTACGGAGATGGGATTCAAAGTCAATGACCTCCTCGTAGAGCATTTCCCCGATATCGTTGATGTTTCCTTTACCGCTAAGATGGAGGAAGAGCTTGACGATATCGAGAGGGGAATATTGCGATGGGATTTCGTCTTGGAGAAGTTTTACGATTCATTCTCCAAGACCCTGAAACAAGCTTTTGCGGTTATTGAGAAGGAGGAGAAAAAAGAGGAAAAGCTTGATGAGAAGTGCCCCCTTTGCGGTGCTCCCCTTGTCCTAAAATATGGTAGGTATGGTCAATTCATTTCCTGTTCAAATTTCCCTCAATGTAGATATAAGCGGTCAATCACTCCATCCCTGGGAATTAAGTGTCCTATGGAGGGGTGCGATGGGGAAATTGTGGAGAGAAGGACAAGGAAGGGAAGGCTTTTCTATGGATGTTCAAATTATCCCAAGTGCAAGTTCGCAAGCTGGTTGAAGCCAACTGATCACGTTTGCCCGAAATGTGGATTTATTTTGGGGGAGAAGAGGACGAAGGGAGAGGTTGTTAGCCTCGTATGCCTGCGGGAAGGTTGCGATTATCAAGAAGAGGTGGGAGCGAAAGAGGAGATAAAAGCATCGGAATAGTTTGGCAATGTCTTGGAGCGAGCAATTTCTTGAGCAAATTCTTAAGGGAATTAAGGATAATCTCCCAATAATAATATCAAAAGGTGGGAAAATTGTTGTTCTTGTTATCCTCTTTTGGATAGCAAGCATTATCGGGAAATCCTTGATTCGTAAACTCACCCAACCTTTAGAGAAACGGGAAGACCCTTCCTCAGCTAGCAGGGTGAAGACGATACGTTCGCTATTGGGTAGTCTCTATTCTCTCGTCTTGATTTTCATATTGATTTTGATGATTTTGGATATAATGGGTATAAAGACGACGCCCATTTTGGGAGCGGCTGGAGTCTTAGGTGTAGCGGTTGGTTTGGGGACGCAGACATTCATAAGGGATGCCTTTTATGGGTTCCTCATAGTTTTGGAGGACCAATTTCGGCAAGGAGATGTTGTGACAGTAGCTGGGGTAACGGGAACGGTTGAGGCAATGACCTTCCGAACGACGAAGATAAGAGGGGAGGATGGAAAGCTCTATATAATCTCTAATAGCAGCAT is from bacterium and encodes:
- the dprA gene encoding DNA-protecting protein DprA produces the protein MQEIEAWILLSKLEISPRKKLALLQAFNSPQEIFKASREALLRVEGITERNVEKIFALRDIGVDKEKKIMEKVGAEIITIFDQRYPPNLREIYDPPAVLYVRGEIKEEDKFAVAIVGTRRPTEYGRSVAYKLASELVQRGFTVVSGLARGIDTFAHKGALDGGGRTIAVLGCGIDIVYPQENKELMDRIIEKGAVISEFAPGVPPQPWHFPERNRLISGLSLGAVIVQAPEGSGALITANLALEQGREVFAVPGNIEDPRSKGPHQLIKEGAKLVELVDDIITELGIPSQITHPSPTPTPKTPSLFLPPEEEQLLKLLSHEERYIGDITKESGLPPSRVASILTLLEIKGLVKRLPGDHFILAS
- the topA gene encoding type I DNA topoisomerase; the protein is MEKKVIIVESPAKTKTLKNFLKDGFKVTASMGHIRDLPKRAFGVDIEDGFTPRFVIIPKKKAVVQKLKDEIKDADAVYIASDPDREGEAIAWHLVQVLRLKNPLRIEFNEITRDAVLEGLKHPRQIDMNRVYSQHARRILDRIVGYKLSPLLWDKLGFKTLSAGRVQSVALRLICEREREIQAFVPEEYWTITARLTSQREYFPFDAILITRNGEKISIKNEEEANKILLELEGAEYRVKSVRKQERRRNPPPPFITSTLQQEASNRLGFTPARTMRIAQQLYEGIEIDEGTVGLITYMRTDSVRIAESALAEAREFLKQNFGEEFLPPAPRRFKVKESAQDAHEAIRPTSVFRTPERLAPYLNSDQLKLYTLIWKRFLASQMKEAIVDHTTVDISAKDFIFRATGSVVKFPGFLIIYEEKKGEIALPELFEGEILDLIELIPAQHFTQPPPRYNDASLVKALEQKGIGRPSTYAVIIQTLLDRHYVTRENRQLIPTEMGFKVNDLLVEHFPDIVDVSFTAKMEEELDDIERGILRWDFVLEKFYDSFSKTLKQAFAVIEKEEKKEEKLDEKCPLCGAPLVLKYGRYGQFISCSNFPQCRYKRSITPSLGIKCPMEGCDGEIVERRTRKGRLFYGCSNYPKCKFASWLKPTDHVCPKCGFILGEKRTKGEVVSLVCLREGCDYQEEVGAKEEIKASE
- a CDS encoding mechanosensitive ion channel; the encoded protein is MKTIRSLLGSLYSLVLIFILILMILDIMGIKTTPILGAAGVLGVAVGLGTQTFIRDAFYGFLIVLEDQFRQGDVVTVAGVTGTVEAMTFRTTKIRGEDGKLYIISNSSITQVCNHSRGGFYISLEVAISNEEKRGRVEEAIKEVGERLKNILGDDLLSLPKIEDLSSFDSAKTVYRLSLIVNPSRRREAELMFREVTRDTFFEKQLKLI